TCTGGAGCTGGTGGAGCCGACGGGACTCGAACCCGTGACCTCCTGAGTGCGATTCAGGCGCGCTCCCAGCTGCGCCACGGCCCCATGCGCCCTATATGGTAGCGGGGGCCAGGATGCTTGTCTAGTCCCCTTCCTTGAGGCGCACCTCCACCCGGCCCTTCTTGTCCTTGACGGAAAGGGTGGCCTTGGCCTTGCCTTTGCGGTACTCCGCCTTCCACTCGTTTTTCTTCACCTCGTACTTGGTGCGCACCCAGCCCCGGCGGCGCAGGTCCTCGTCGTGGTAGCGGAAGACCGCTTCCGCCCGGGAAGCGTTGTACACCACCAGAATCCCCTGGGGCTCCACCACCCGCTCCACCACCACCGCCTGGGGAAAGAGGTCCAGGGTGAGGTTGGCGGTGATGCGCACCTCGAGGGCCACCGCCGGAACCAACAGGAGGGAAAGGGCCAACCATCTCCGCATACCCCAAGGATACCCCCACCCCGCCCCTCGTCCGTGAGAGCCACCTAAAGTACACTTAAAAGGTGGACGAAGTTTGGCGTAAACTGGCGGAACCCTTTCCCCCCTCCGAGGTGCAGTGGCGCATAGAAGCCCTCTCCAAGGACCGGAGGCGGGCCTTGGTGGTCCCCTACGTGGACGCCCGCACCGTCTTGGACCGCCTGGACCGGGTGGTGGGGCCCGAGGGGTGGCACGACAGCTACGAGGTCCTCGCCGACCAAGAAAGGGTGGTCCGGGACGAGCGGGGCGAGCGCCGGGAGCGGCTTTGCGAGGTGAAGTGCCGCCTCACGGTCCTCGGGGTCACCAAGGAGGACGTGGGCGAGGGCGACTCCCTCAAGGCCGCCTTCTCCGACGCCCTCAAGCGGGCAGCGGTGAAGTTCGGCGTGGGGCGCTACCTGTACCGCCTGGAGAAGCAGTGGGTGGACTATGACCCGGAAAAGGGCCGCTTCACCCCGCCCAAGCTTCCCGAACCCCTGGAGGCGGAAACGGGCGAACCCGAGGAAGAGGAAAAACCCGAGGCTTACCGCCTCATTGACCAGCTCCTGGAGCGCCTAAAGGAGAAGGGCTTGGGGAAGGAGGCAGCCAAGATCGTCACCAAATACGGGGGCTACGGCAAGACCCCCGAGGAAACCAAGCGCCTCTACGGGGAGCTTCGGGCCCTGCTCAAGGGATGAGGATCGTCGCCATCGGGGACCTCCACGCCAACTTCCCCGCCCTCTGGCGGATCCTCAAGGCGGAGGGCCTGGCGGACGCCTCCTTCAGGCCCACCCCCCTCCTCCGCTCCGGGGCCGTGAAGGTGGTCCTCCTGGGCGACCTGGTCCACCCCAAGACGCCGAGGGACTACGAAAGGCTCACGGGCCTCTCCCCCTTTGACCCCGAAGACCCCACCCACCTCCGCCTGGCCGCCGGAGCCCAGATCCGGGAGCTTTTCCGGTTGAAGGCGTTCCAGGAAGAGGCGGAGGGCAACCTGGTCATCCTCCTGGGCAACCACGACGAGGCCGCGCTAAAGGGCGAGCCCATCCTGGGGAACCGCCACCTGCGGCACCTGGAGTTCCACCCCGAAAAGGGCGGTAAACCCCTGCCCGAGGCCCTAAAGGCCTGGATGGCGGGCTTCCCCAAGGAGCTCCTCCTCGAGGGCGTCCACTTCGCCCACGTGGGCCCCGTGCCCTGGCTCCAGGAATACGATGAGCTCTTCTACGCCCAAAGCGAGCCCAAGACCTGGTGGTTCCGCACCCCCGACTACGTGGAACGGATGGGCTATCGCTTTGGCGTCTACGGCCACGTGCCCATGCGGGAGGGTATCCTTCTCAAGGAACGCTTCGCCCTCATTGACGCCCTGGACCTGGGGGAGTACCTGGAGCTTGCCCCAGAGGAGGAACCCCTCACGCCCCGGATCAAGCGCCTTGCCCATGCCTAACCCCCTCACCTCGCCCAAAGCGGTGCGCGCCATCCTTTCCCGACACGGCCTTTTCGCCGACAAGCGCCTCGGCCAGAACTTCCTGGTCTCCGAAGCCCACCTCAGGCGCATCGTGGAGGCGGCCAAGCCCTTCACGGGGCCGGTCTTTGAGGTGGGGCCTGGGCTTGGCGTCCTCACCCGGGCCCTGGCGGAGGCGGGGGCCGAGGTGACGGCCATAGAGAAGGACCCCCGGCTAAAACCCGTTCTGGAGGAAACCCTTAAGGGCCTCCCCGTGCGCCTCCTCTTCCAAGACGCCCTCCGCTTCCCTTGGGAAGAGGTGCCGGAAGGAAGCCTCCTCGTGGCCAACCTCCCCTACAACATCGCCACCCCCCTGGTCACCCACCTCCTCAAAACGGGCCGCTTCGCCCGGTTGGTCTTCCTGGTGCAGAAGGAGGTGGCGGAGCGCATGACGGCGGGGCCCGGAAGCCCCGCCTACGGGGTGCTCTCCCTAAGGGTGGCCCACCACGCCCGGGCGGAAAGGCTCTTTGACCTTCCCCCTGGGGCCTTCTTCCCCCCGCCCAAGGTCCAAAGCAGCCTGGTGCGCCTCACGCCCCTGGGGGTGCCCGACGACCCCGGGCTTTTCCGCCTGGTGGAGGCCGCCTTTAGCAAACGCCGGAAGACCCTGAAAAACGCCCTGGTGGCGGCGGGCTACCCCAAGGAGAGGGTGGAAAGGGCCCTAGAGGCCCTGGGCCTCCCCCCGGAGGCGCGGGGCGAAACCCTGGACCTGGAGCAGTTCCGCGAGCTCCGCAATCTTCTCTACACCGCGGAGTAGTTTTCCCAAAGGGATATGGAAGGACATTACACTGTTTAATCTACCCTTGGTGTAGCTCCTCCCTCTTGCCCCGGTCAAGGGGTGGTAAGATGGGCGGGAAATGAGGCGGGGCTTCGTGGGGTTTTGGGTCCCCGCCTCGTGAAGAGATGCACGAAAGGAGGGGACCTTGGCGCCGATCGCGGAGTACGTGAACGTCCTCATCTACCTAGGGGTGGCCCTCTTCATCGGGGTGGCGGCCCTGGTGGTGGGGGCTCTTCTTGGCCCCAAGAAGCCGGGCAGGGCCAAGCTCATGCCCTACGAGTCGGGGAACGACCCTGCGGGAGAGGTGAAGCGCTTTCCCATCCACTTCTACGTGGTGGCCATGCTCTTCATCCTCTTTGACGTGGAGGTGGCCTTCCTCTGGCCCTACGCCGTGAGCGCTGGGGGGCTTGGGCTGTGGGGCTTCCTGGGGGTCTTGGCCTTCACCCTGCTCCTCTTCGTGGGCTTCCTCTACGAGTGGTGGAAGGGGGTGATGCGGTGGCATTGAAGGACCTGTTTGAACGGGACGTCCAGGAGTTAGAGCGGGAGGGGATCCTCTTCACCACCTTGGAGAAGCTGGTGGCCTGGGGGAGGTCCAACTCCCTGTGGCCCGCCACCTTCGGCCTCGCCTGTTGCGCCATTGAGATGATGGCCTCCACCGACGCCCGCAACGACCTCGCCCGCTTCGGCAGCGAGGTCTTCCGGGCAAGCCCCCGCCAGGCGGACGTGATGATCGTGGCCGGGCGGCTATCCAAGAAGATGGCCCCGGTGATGCGCCGGGTCTGGGAGCAGATGCCCGACCCCAAGTGGGTGATCTCCATGGGAGCCTGCGCCAGCTCTGGGGGGATGTTCAACAACTACGCCATCGTGCAGAACGTGGACTCCGTGGTGCCCGTGGACGTGTACGTGCCGGGTTGCCCCCCGCGCCCCGAGGCCCTCATCTACGCCGTGATGCAACTCCAGAAGAAGGTCCGCGGCCAGGCCTACGACGAGAAGGGGCGGAAGCTTCCGCCCGTGGCCGCTTGGCAGCGGGCAAGGGGGTGAAGCGTGCGGCTTCATAGCGTTTTAGACGATGCCCGGGCCAAGGGCTACCCCGTGGAGGACAACGGCCTCGGCAACCTCTGGGTGGTCCTGCCCCGCGAGGCCTTCAAAGGGGAGATGGCCCGGTACAAGGAGATGGGCTTCAACTACCTGGCGGACATCGTGGGCATAGACTACCTGGAATACCCCGACCCCCGCCCCGAGCGCTTCGCCGTGGTCTACGAGCTCGTCTCCCTGCCGGGGTGGAAGGACGGGGATGGGAGCCGCTTCTTCGTCCGGGTCTACGTGCCGGAGAAGGACCCCAGGCTGCCCACGGTGACCGACCTCTGGGGGAGCGCCAACTTCCTGGAAAGGGAGGTCTACGACATGTTCGGCATCGTCTTTGAGGGGCACCCCGACCTGCGCAAGATCCTCACCCCGGAGGACCTCGAGGGCCACCCCTTGCGCAAGGACTTCCCCCTGGGGGAAACCCCCACCCTCTTCCGCGAGGGGCGCTTCATCGTGCCGAGCGAGTTCCGGGCGGCCATCACCGGCAAGAACCCCGGCCTCACCCTCTACAAGGGGGGTAGCCGCAAGGGCTACCGGTCCCTTTGGGCCGACCTGACCAAGGCCAAGGAGGTCAAATGAAGGACTACCTGGACCCGGTGGAAACCCTGGAGGAGCCCAAAGAGCTCCGCACCGAGGTCATGACCCTGAACGTGGGCCCGCAGCACCCCTCCACCCACGGGGTCTTGCGGGTGGTGGTGACGCTCTCGGGCGAGGAGGTCTTGGACCTCGTCCCCCACATCGGCTACCTCCACACGGGCTTTGAGAAGAACATGGAGAACCGGACGTATACGCAGGTCATCACGTATACGCCCCGGATGGACTACCTCCACTCCTTTGCCCACGACCTGGCCTACGCCCTGGCGGTGGAGAAGCTGGTGGGGGCGGTGGTCCCCCCTCGGGCCCAGACCATCCGCATCATCCTCAACGAGCTTTCCCGCCTGGCGAGCCACTTGGTCTTCCTGGGCACGGGCCTTTTGGACCTCGGGGCCCTCACCCCCTTCTTCTACGCCTTCCGCGAGCGGGAAACCATCCTGGACCTCTTTGAGTGGGTCACGGGCCAACGCTTCCACCACAACTACATCCGCATCGGCGGGGTCAAGGAGGACCTGCCCGAGGAGTTCGTCCCCGAGCTCAAGAAGTTCCTGGAGGTCATGCCCCACCGCATTGACGAGTACGAGGCCCTCTTCGCCGAAAGCCCCATCTTCTACGAAAGGGCGCGGGGCGTGGGGGTGATCCCCCCCGAGGTGGCCATCAACCTGGGCCTCACCGGGGGCTCCTTGCGGGCGAGCGGGGTGAACTACGACGTGCGGAAGGCCTACCCCTACGCCGGGTACGAGACCTACCAGTTTGACGTGCCCCTGGGCGAGCATGGGGACGTGTTTGACCGGATGATCATCCGCATCCGGGAGATGCGGGAGTCGGTGAAGATCATCCGGCAGGCCCTGGAGCGCCTCGAGCCCGGGCCCGTCCGCGACCCCAACCCCCAGATCACCCCACCCCCCCGCCACCTCCTGGAAACCTCCATGGAGGCGGTCATCTACCACTTCAAGCACTACACCGAAGGCTTCCACCCCCCCAAGGGCGAGGTGTACGTCCCCACGGAGTCGGCCCGGGGGGAGCTCGGCTACTACATCGTTTCCGACGGCGGAAGCATGCCCTACCGGGTGAAGGTGCGGGCCCCCAGCTTTGTCAACCTGCAAAGCCTGCCCTACGCCTCCAAAGGCGAGCAGGTGCCGGACCTGGTGGCCATCATCGCCAGCCTGGACCCGGTCATGGGCGACGTGGACCGCTAAGGAGGGAAGATGGGCTTCTTTGACGACAAGCAGGACTTCCTGGAGGAAACCTTCGCCAAGTACCCGCCCGAGGGGCGGCGGGCGGCCATCATGCCCCTTTTAAGGCGGGTGCAGCAGGAGGAGGGCTGGATCCGCCCCGAACGGGTAGAGGAGATCGCCCGCCTGGTGGGCACCACCCCCACGGAGGTCATGGGGGTGGCGAGCTTCTACTCCTACTACCAGTTCGTGCCCACGGGGCGGTACCACCTGCAGGTCTGCGCCACGCTAAGCTGCAAGCTCGCCGGGGCGGACGAGCTTTGGGACTACCTCACGGAAACCCTGGGCATCGGCCCCGGGGAGGTGACCCCGGACGGGCTCTTTAGCGTGCAGAAGGTGGAGTGCCTGGGAAGCTGCCACACCGCCCCCGTGGTCCAGGTGAACGACGAGCCCTACGTGGAGTGCGTGACCCGGGCCAGGCTTCAGGCCCTTTTGGAGGGCCTGAAGGCGGGGAAGCGGCTTGAGGAGATTGAGCTTCCCGGCCGGTGCGGCCACCACGTGCACGAGGTGGAGGTATGACCGGGCCCATCGTTTCCGGAAAAGACCCCCGGTTTGAACGCACCCTCTACGCCCACGTGGGCAAGGAGGGCAGCTGGACCCTGGACTACTACCTGAAGCACGGGGGATACGAGACGGCCAAGCGGGTCCTAAAGGAGAAGACCCCGGAAGAGGTCATAGAGGAGGTGAAGCGCTCGGGGCTACGGGGCCGGGGCGGGGCGGGCTTTCCCACGGGGCTTAAGTGGAGCTTCATGCCCAAGGACGGGCAACAGCACTACCTCATCTGCAACGCCGACGAGTCCGAGCCCGGTAGCTTCAAGGACCGCTACATCCTGGAGGACGTCCCCCACCTCCTCCTAGAGGGGATGATCATCGCCGGCTACGCCATCCGGGCCACGGTGGGCTACATCTACGTGCGGGGGGAGTACCGGCGGGCGGCGGACCGCCTCGAGGCCGCCATCCGGGAGGCCAGGGCCCGGGGCTATCTGGGGCCAAACCTCTTCGGCACGGACTTCTCCTTTGACGTCCACGTGCACCGCGGGGCGGGGGCCTACATCTGCGGGGAGGAGACCGCCCTCATGAACTCCTTGGAAGGCCTTCGGGCCAACCCCCGCCTCAAGCCCCCCTTCCCCGCCCAGGCGGGGCTTTGGGGCAAACCCACCACCATCAACAACGTGGAAACCCTGGCCTCGGTGGTCCCCATCCTGGAACGGGGGGCGGACTGGTTCGCCCAGATGGGCACGGAGCAGTCCAAGGGGATGAAGCTCTACCAGATCTCCGGCCCCGTGCGGCGCCCCGGGGTCTACGAGCTTCCCATGGGCACCACCCTGCGGGAGCTCATCTACGAGTGGGCGGGGGGACCCTTGGAGCCCATCCAGGCCCTCATCCCCGGCGGGTCCTCCACCCCACCCTTGCCCTTCACGGACGAGGTTCTGGATACCCCCATGAGCTACGAGCACCTGCAGGCCAAGGGCTCCATGCTGGGCACCGGGGGGGTGATCCTCATCCCCGAGCGGGTGAGCATGGTGGACGCCATGTGGAACGTGACCCGCTTCTACGCCCACGAGTCCTGCGGCAAGTGCACGCCGTGCCGGGAAGGGGTGGCGGGGTTCATGGTGAACCTCTTCGCCAAAATCGGCACGGGGCAAGGGGAGGAGAAGGACGTGGAAACCCTGGAAGCCCTCCTTCCCCTCATTGAGGGCCGGAGCTTCTGCCCCTTGGCGGACGCCGCCGTCTGGCCGGTGAAAGGCTCCTTGAAGCACTTCAAGGACCAGTACCTCGCCCTGGCCCGGGAGAAACGCCCCGTGCCTAGGCCGAGCCTTTGGAGGTGAAGGTGGTTAGGGTCAAGGTCAACGACCGCGTGGTGGAAGTGCCCCCGGGGACGAGCGTTATGGACGCTGTCTTCCATGCGGGGTACGACGTCCCCCTTTTCTGCTCGGAAAAGCACCTCTCCCCCATCGGGGCCTGCCGCATGTGCCTGGTGCGCATCGGCCTGCCCAAGCGGGGCCCCGACGGGAAGCCCCTCTTGAACGAAAAGGGCGAGCCCGAGATCCAGTGGCAACCCAAACTGGCGGCAAGCTGCGTCACCGCCGTGGCCGAGGGCATGGTGGTGGACACCCTTTCCGAGGTGGTGCGGGAGGCCCAGGCGGGGATGGTGGAGTTTACCCTCCTCAACCACCCCCTGGACTGCCCCACCTGCGACAAGGGAGGGGCCTGCGAGCTCCAGGACCGCACGGTGGAGTACGGGCTCTACGAGAAGTACTACCAAAAAGACCCCTTGGAGCTTCCCGTCTACACCCGCTTTGAGTTCACCCGCCGCCACGAGGACAAGCACCACCCCCTCTCCCCCTTCGTGATCCTGGACCGGGAGCGGTGCATCCACTGCAAGCGGTGCGTGCGCTACTTTGAGGAGGTCCCCGGGGACGAGGTCCTGGACTTCATTGAGCGGGGGGTGCACACCTTCATCGGCACCCTGGACTTCGGCCTCCCCTCGGGCTTTTCCGGGAACATCACGGACATCTGCCCCGTGGGGGCCCTTTTGGACCTCACCGCCCGCTTCCGCGCCCGCAACTGGGAGATGGAGGAAACCCCCACCACCTGCGCCCTCTGCCCCGTGGGGTGCGGCATCACGGCGGATACCCGGAGCGGGGAGCTTTTGCGCATCCGCGCCCGGGAGGTGCCCGAGGTCAACGAGATCTGGCTCTGCGATGCGGGCCGGTTCGGCCACGAGTGGGCGGACACCCGCCGCCTCAAGACCCCCCTGGTGCGCAAGGAGGGGAGGCTTGTGGAGGCCACCTGGGAGGAGGCCTTCCTCGCCCTGAAGGAGGGCCTGAAAGGGGCCAAGGGGGAGGAGGTGGGGCTTTACCTCGCGGGGGACGCCACCCTCGAGGAGGGCCTCATGGCCGCCGAGCTGGCCCGGGTCCTCTCCACGCCCCACCTGGACTTCCAGGGCCGCACCGCCGCCCCGGCAAGCCTCTACCCCGCCGCCACCCTGGAGGACCTTCTCCGGGCGGACTTCGCCCTGGTCCTCGGGGACCCCACGGAGGAGGCCCCCATCCTCCACCTCCGCCTCTCCGAGTTCGTGCGGGACCTCAAGCCCCCCTACCGCTTTAGCCACGGCACCCCCTTCGCCGACCTGCAGATCAAGGAAAGGATGCCCCGCAGGAAGGACAAGATGGCCCTCTTCGCCCCCTACCGCGCCCCCCTCATGCGCTGGGCCGCCATCCAGGAGGTGCACGCCCCCGGGGAGGAGCGGGAGATCCTCCTCGCCCTCCTGGGGGAGAAGGAGGGAAGCGAGGCGGTGCGGCAAGCCAAGGAGGCCTTTGAGCGGGCCGAGCGCCCCGTGCTCATCCTGGGGGCGGGGGTCCTGCAGGACGCGGTGGCGGCGGAACGGGCCAGGCTCCTCGCCGAGCGCAAGGGGGCCAAGGTCCTCGCCATGACCCCCGCCGCCAACGCCCGGGGCCTCGAGGCCATGGGGGTCTGGCCCAAGGAGAAGGGGGCCGCCTGGGACGAGCCCGGGGCCCCCTACGCCTACTACGGCTTCGTGCCCCCGGAGGAGGCCCTCAAGGGGAAGCGCTTCGTGGTCCTGCACCTAAGCCACCTCCACCCCCTGGCCGAGCGCTACGCCCACGTGGTCCTGCCCGCCCCCACCTTCTACGAGAAGCGGGGGCACATCCTGAACCTGGAAGGCCGCGTCCTTCCCCTCTCCCCCGCCCCCATGGAGAACGGGGAGGCGGAAGGGGCCCTCCAGGTCCTCGCCCTCCTGGCGGAG
Above is a genomic segment from Thermus hydrothermalis containing:
- a CDS encoding Rad52/Rad22 family DNA repair protein; this translates as MDEVWRKLAEPFPPSEVQWRIEALSKDRRRALVVPYVDARTVLDRLDRVVGPEGWHDSYEVLADQERVVRDERGERRERLCEVKCRLTVLGVTKEDVGEGDSLKAAFSDALKRAAVKFGVGRYLYRLEKQWVDYDPEKGRFTPPKLPEPLEAETGEPEEEEKPEAYRLIDQLLERLKEKGLGKEAAKIVTKYGGYGKTPEETKRLYGELRALLKG
- a CDS encoding metallophosphoesterase, with protein sequence MRIVAIGDLHANFPALWRILKAEGLADASFRPTPLLRSGAVKVVLLGDLVHPKTPRDYERLTGLSPFDPEDPTHLRLAAGAQIRELFRLKAFQEEAEGNLVILLGNHDEAALKGEPILGNRHLRHLEFHPEKGGKPLPEALKAWMAGFPKELLLEGVHFAHVGPVPWLQEYDELFYAQSEPKTWWFRTPDYVERMGYRFGVYGHVPMREGILLKERFALIDALDLGEYLELAPEEEPLTPRIKRLAHA
- the rsmA gene encoding 16S rRNA (adenine(1518)-N(6)/adenine(1519)-N(6))-dimethyltransferase RsmA, whose translation is MPNPLTSPKAVRAILSRHGLFADKRLGQNFLVSEAHLRRIVEAAKPFTGPVFEVGPGLGVLTRALAEAGAEVTAIEKDPRLKPVLEETLKGLPVRLLFQDALRFPWEEVPEGSLLVANLPYNIATPLVTHLLKTGRFARLVFLVQKEVAERMTAGPGSPAYGVLSLRVAHHARAERLFDLPPGAFFPPPKVQSSLVRLTPLGVPDDPGLFRLVEAAFSKRRKTLKNALVAAGYPKERVERALEALGLPPEARGETLDLEQFRELRNLLYTAE
- a CDS encoding NADH-quinone oxidoreductase subunit A, with protein sequence MAPIAEYVNVLIYLGVALFIGVAALVVGALLGPKKPGRAKLMPYESGNDPAGEVKRFPIHFYVVAMLFILFDVEVAFLWPYAVSAGGLGLWGFLGVLAFTLLLFVGFLYEWWKGVMRWH
- a CDS encoding NuoB/complex I 20 kDa subunit family protein, which gives rise to MALKDLFERDVQELEREGILFTTLEKLVAWGRSNSLWPATFGLACCAIEMMASTDARNDLARFGSEVFRASPRQADVMIVAGRLSKKMAPVMRRVWEQMPDPKWVISMGACASSGGMFNNYAIVQNVDSVVPVDVYVPGCPPRPEALIYAVMQLQKKVRGQAYDEKGRKLPPVAAWQRARG
- a CDS encoding NADH-quinone oxidoreductase subunit C; amino-acid sequence: MRLHSVLDDARAKGYPVEDNGLGNLWVVLPREAFKGEMARYKEMGFNYLADIVGIDYLEYPDPRPERFAVVYELVSLPGWKDGDGSRFFVRVYVPEKDPRLPTVTDLWGSANFLEREVYDMFGIVFEGHPDLRKILTPEDLEGHPLRKDFPLGETPTLFREGRFIVPSEFRAAITGKNPGLTLYKGGSRKGYRSLWADLTKAKEVK
- the nuoD gene encoding NADH dehydrogenase (quinone) subunit D, whose product is MKDYLDPVETLEEPKELRTEVMTLNVGPQHPSTHGVLRVVVTLSGEEVLDLVPHIGYLHTGFEKNMENRTYTQVITYTPRMDYLHSFAHDLAYALAVEKLVGAVVPPRAQTIRIILNELSRLASHLVFLGTGLLDLGALTPFFYAFRERETILDLFEWVTGQRFHHNYIRIGGVKEDLPEEFVPELKKFLEVMPHRIDEYEALFAESPIFYERARGVGVIPPEVAINLGLTGGSLRASGVNYDVRKAYPYAGYETYQFDVPLGEHGDVFDRMIIRIREMRESVKIIRQALERLEPGPVRDPNPQITPPPRHLLETSMEAVIYHFKHYTEGFHPPKGEVYVPTESARGELGYYIVSDGGSMPYRVKVRAPSFVNLQSLPYASKGEQVPDLVAIIASLDPVMGDVDR
- the nuoE gene encoding NADH-quinone oxidoreductase subunit NuoE gives rise to the protein MGFFDDKQDFLEETFAKYPPEGRRAAIMPLLRRVQQEEGWIRPERVEEIARLVGTTPTEVMGVASFYSYYQFVPTGRYHLQVCATLSCKLAGADELWDYLTETLGIGPGEVTPDGLFSVQKVECLGSCHTAPVVQVNDEPYVECVTRARLQALLEGLKAGKRLEEIELPGRCGHHVHEVEV
- the nuoF gene encoding NADH-quinone oxidoreductase subunit NuoF produces the protein MTGPIVSGKDPRFERTLYAHVGKEGSWTLDYYLKHGGYETAKRVLKEKTPEEVIEEVKRSGLRGRGGAGFPTGLKWSFMPKDGQQHYLICNADESEPGSFKDRYILEDVPHLLLEGMIIAGYAIRATVGYIYVRGEYRRAADRLEAAIREARARGYLGPNLFGTDFSFDVHVHRGAGAYICGEETALMNSLEGLRANPRLKPPFPAQAGLWGKPTTINNVETLASVVPILERGADWFAQMGTEQSKGMKLYQISGPVRRPGVYELPMGTTLRELIYEWAGGPLEPIQALIPGGSSTPPLPFTDEVLDTPMSYEHLQAKGSMLGTGGVILIPERVSMVDAMWNVTRFYAHESCGKCTPCREGVAGFMVNLFAKIGTGQGEEKDVETLEALLPLIEGRSFCPLADAAVWPVKGSLKHFKDQYLALAREKRPVPRPSLWR
- the nuoG gene encoding NADH-quinone oxidoreductase subunit NuoG, whose product is MVRVKVNDRVVEVPPGTSVMDAVFHAGYDVPLFCSEKHLSPIGACRMCLVRIGLPKRGPDGKPLLNEKGEPEIQWQPKLAASCVTAVAEGMVVDTLSEVVREAQAGMVEFTLLNHPLDCPTCDKGGACELQDRTVEYGLYEKYYQKDPLELPVYTRFEFTRRHEDKHHPLSPFVILDRERCIHCKRCVRYFEEVPGDEVLDFIERGVHTFIGTLDFGLPSGFSGNITDICPVGALLDLTARFRARNWEMEETPTTCALCPVGCGITADTRSGELLRIRAREVPEVNEIWLCDAGRFGHEWADTRRLKTPLVRKEGRLVEATWEEAFLALKEGLKGAKGEEVGLYLAGDATLEEGLMAAELARVLSTPHLDFQGRTAAPASLYPAATLEDLLRADFALVLGDPTEEAPILHLRLSEFVRDLKPPYRFSHGTPFADLQIKERMPRRKDKMALFAPYRAPLMRWAAIQEVHAPGEEREILLALLGEKEGSEAVRQAKEAFERAERPVLILGAGVLQDAVAAERARLLAERKGAKVLAMTPAANARGLEAMGVWPKEKGAAWDEPGAPYAYYGFVPPEEALKGKRFVVLHLSHLHPLAERYAHVVLPAPTFYEKRGHILNLEGRVLPLSPAPMENGEAEGALQVLALLAEALGVRPPFRLHLEAERELKAKKVPEAMGLYPFRTKALRPKEEKGNLYLRPTMWKAHQAVGKAKEAASPELWVHPETARLEALLDGALVEVETPLGPQKARVVHREDVPKGLYYLSALGPFAARRLEAKILVPTGGEA